DNA from Kitasatospora acidiphila:
GCCCCCGCCATGCCCGGCACCGCCGTGGCCGCCGCCGAGCCCTTGGCGGACCGGACCAGCAGCGCGGCGAGCGACTTCCCTGCTACTTGACGCGTACTCAAGAGAATCGTTTCGCCTCCGGTCGTCCCAGCAACGCCGTGGGTAGCGTGGCACCGGCCGGGAAGCTGATCCGACAAATCACTCAAACGCCGGACGAACGGATGCCTGGGACGCTAAGGTCTCCCCTTCCCATGCCCAGGGCAGCCACTAACGGGCGGTCCGACCGAGAATCGGGGATGGGCCAAGAAGGCCATGGCACGGGACCTGTCGGACCATGCGGTCTGCACCCGGATCCTGGCTGCGCCGGCGACTGGCATAGCCTTTGGCGCGCCACCGAAGCACGACCACCCGTGGGGAACCTCTCGTGAGTACCGCTCAGCCCGTTCGCGTGTCCTTCGGGGTGCTACGGAACAACCGCCGCCTGCTGGTGTTCCCGCTACTCGGCGGTGCCGCGTTGGCGCTGATCTCCGGTGGCGTGGCGGTGCCGACGTTCATCAGGGATTGGGCCGAGCCGTCGCCGTCCGCCTTCGATGTGATCTCTCTGGGAGTCGGCTACCTCCTGTTGGGATTCGCCCTCACCCTCTGCAGTGCCGCGATGATCTGCGCGGTCGATGACGTGCTGCGGGGAGAGCCCGCCCGGATCGGCGTGAGCTATCGGCGAGCTCTGCGGCACTGGCGACAGCTGCTGGCGTGGAGCCTGCTCAACACGACGGTTCTGCTGCTCATCCGACAGCTGAAGCGGATCCCGGTCGCCGGCGAGATCATGGACGGACTGTTCAGTGCAGGCTGGGCCGTCGCCACCTACCTGGCACTACCAGCCATGATGATCGACGGCCTCGGGGTGACAGAGGGCATCCGCCGGTCGTCGCGGATGCTGCGCGCGACCTTCTCCCGGCAGGTGTACGGCTCGCTGTGGATCGCGGCGCCCGTGGTCCTCTCGGTGGTCATCGGATTCCTGGCATTCATGCTCGGAGTCGAGTCGAACAGCCTGGGGCCTGCCGTTGCGGGCGGCGTGGTCGCCGCTCTGCTCCTGATGTGCGCACTTCTCGCAGGGGCCACGATCTCCGGGATCTTCCGCACCGTGCTCTACCGGGACTCCTCGACTGCAGCCTGATGGTCCCGATGTGATCCCATGGCCGGCGGTCCGCTCGTGGCAGCGAGAGGACCGGCCGGGCAGCTGGATCACCAAGCAGTGACCGCCTATCCCAGGTACGGAGTTGCCCGGTGCTCCAGGAAATGGCGGAGCCGGAGCTGCTGAGTGTGGTGCATCGACAGGTCTGAGAGG
Protein-coding regions in this window:
- a CDS encoding DUF6159 family protein; amino-acid sequence: MALISGGVAVPTFIRDWAEPSPSAFDVISLGVGYLLLGFALTLCSAAMICAVDDVLRGEPARIGVSYRRALRHWRQLLAWSLLNTTVLLLIRQLKRIPVAGEIMDGLFSAGWAVATYLALPAMMIDGLGVTEGIRRSSRMLRATFSRQVYGSLWIAAPVVLSVVIGFLAFMLGVESNSLGPAVAGGVVAALLLMCALLAGATISGIFRTVLYRDSSTAA